The genomic segment gCAAATGTATTGTTACACCATTTAACTTGCCATTTTTagtatttacataatataaaacattaagGAACATCTATAGCATTCGACATTCCttttaacattaaatatttaggTATAGATATAAAGAGTATTTGAATTCTTCTGTCTTATTGCGTTGTTAGTTACATGTAATGTGATCTGCTTTGATGCCTTAtgttgtattttaaatttttattataaatgtatgatTAAAGCGGTTAACACAAGCAATTAACAATTATGGCTACAAATAAAAATGTCATAGTACTTGTGCCAAACGGTCGTCGACAAAATGTTGGAGTAACTCCAAATACGACAATACTACAAGTAAggagtaaaaatattaaaaaattattttgataaatatttcgttatgttaatgttaagtaaaatatttttctcatagATACTGGAAGAAGTGTGTCAAAAGCATGGATACAATGTAGATTCTTATGACCTTAAGTAGGTATTATCATAAAAAGAAGTCATTgtatgttataaaaaatatatactttaattgaatatatttcattattacagACATTTTAATCATATATTAGACCCTAATGCTATATTACGATTTGCCGGATTAGCAAATAATGCACAATTAGAAATGGTACCTTGTACAAAAATACGTTCCATTTCCAATGTCACAATAGGTATACAGTTGGAAAATGGGGAAAGATTAATGAGTGAATTTACACCTAATGTAACATTAGCTGAAATTTTAAAACATGTGAATTTTAATGAAGAtttggaaaaaattattttaatttacatgCATCGTGAGGTATGAgtatatcattttattgttaatattattattttaataataaattttatgttaaacaGTAATTAGAAATgtttctacatatatataaatatattgtttatttaaatttatttttatgttacaaTGATCTTCACATATTAGGAAGCACAAACAAAAAGTTTGTTGTTCTGTAAGAACTCAGATTTAGATTTAGAATTTATTGAATTCGTTGCTTAAAATGGGAGTTCTacataaaattaacattttctttattacttaataaaaaaatctaatctactactaaatatatattttattaaaacctGCATGGATTTGTTCATTTTTTGTATACATcatgaaaaacaaaattaaataaattgtacatttatataaattttttaatatgtaatccATAGCATTTTACTTTATTGTTTATGCTCTATAATATTAAatgtgtaatgtaataatattatagataatatTGTAGAATATCAGAGTCTATTAAGAAGTTTTATGTAATTATGAAATTGAGATAAAATTTAAGATGTATAAAAtccgttttatattatgctATGATTTTTACAGATTTCTGGATTAGAAGCTTTAAAAAATACTACTCTGAAGGCATTAGGACTTGTCAATGGTAAAGCTGTATTACGGTTAATACAAAAACGACCTCAAAGCATAGGTAATATTGCTTTGACAACATCCAAAACAGTTAAGATTGCTGAATACTTCAATATACATAAAAGAGATTctggaaataaatattcattaattGCAGATACTAATGAAACATCAGAATGTTTGATTTCTACAGGAAAGCAAACACAAAAACTAGGAGAATTAAAAACATGTTCTCAgaacgaagagagaaaaataatgaaaagagaatatgaaaataatataataccatCCACTAGTACAGATAACTATACTGGAAACCAAATTTTATTGCAGCCATGCAACAAACATGAAACAGatgatttaaataatatagaattcgtaagatttatgtatattaaaatttgagTACTTGTTGTGTAAAACATacagcctctctctctctctcttttcttattGCAGTTAGGTGAAAGAAATGCTTTGGTATTCAATCAAACTTCAATTCAGCGAAAATCTAGAGATGAATTACCAGATGATTTTTATGATCTAACAGTTGATGatgcaaaaatattattaagagATGCTAAACGTTATAGAAAAGAATTAGAAGAAGCACCTCTCCTAACAAATATTCAACGACAATCCAATCAAGAAAAGCgaatattaaatcaattaaataaatatcattatacaatTATCCGTATACAATTTCCAGATCAATTTGTTCTGCAGGGTTTATTTCAACCAATGGAAACTGTTCAAGCAatcaaagattttataaaatgctATTTGATTGATGCAAATAGTGACTTCATAATTTGTAAGTAAAAGCAATATTTCAAaagcatataaatatatctttttattacatatttttatatattttttgttatataaaaattaaaaaaggaaaaatttttAGAATAGCCTTAGACTTAACGTAACTTAacgtaatatttacaaaaaaattttgtttatgaaTTCAGAAGAACTTAGTTCacagtaatttttaaatttatcttgtAATATAATTAGCTAATAAGTACAATAATCTCATTATAGATTTacattatataacatattataCATCCCGAAAGTATACGTTTATTATAGTTAGTAATACACATTTTTCTTATTGAATAGTTACTACACCACCGAAACGTAATTTGAACCCTAATTCTCGCTTAGTTAATGAAAATTTAGTTCCTTGTGCTATTGTTTATTATTCTGGCTCATCAGCTCTTAAATTGGATGTAAAAGAGAAGTTTACAGATCCTAAGAAAGTTGAACTGCAAGTAGCTAATGTTAGGTAAGTGACGTTTATAAGTACTGACTTCTTGTCATAATTCTACATGTATAAATACTGTTTAATgtactatattattattttaggaAATCGATGCTAAATAAAGATGAGAATGTAAATAATGATACAAATAGTAGATCGACATTTAATACAGCAACAAATAATGAATCCGTAATTGGAAAAGGAAGTAAAATTCGAAAGTAGTTAAATCcatcatttaaataattaatgacCTTTGTTATAGTCTGGCAGACTTCGGAATATTTTAGAGTAaagtataatgatattttaatatgtacatacatgtacacACATAGATATATACATTCatgtatttcatttaatattgtaattaaacatacttttgtataataaagactgaaaaaacgaaaagttaggtataaaatataaatattttataacagttgaaaaaatatttaaaaaattgtgagTTTATAACACTACATCTATGTATAAAGTTACTTTCTTGTTGATAACGATAAACGTGCTattgattttaaatttcatctgctttcaaaataata from the Bombus terrestris chromosome 1, iyBomTerr1.2, whole genome shotgun sequence genome contains:
- the LOC100645820 gene encoding tether containing UBX domain for GLUT4 isoform X2; this translates as MATNKNVIVLVPNGRRQNVGVTPNTTILQILEEVCQKHGYNVDSYDLKHFNHILDPNAILRFAGLANNAQLEMVPCTKIRSISNVTIGIQLENGERLMSEFTPNVTLAEILKHVNFNEDLEKIILIYMHREISGLEALKNTTLKALGLVNGKAVLRLIQKRPQSIDTNETSECLISTGKQTQKLGELKTCSQNEERKIMKREYENNIIPSTSTDNYTGNQILLQPCNKHETDDLNNIEFLGERNALVFNQTSIQRKSRDELPDDFYDLTVDDAKILLRDAKRYRKELEEAPLLTNIQRQSNQEKRILNQLNKYHYTIIRIQFPDQFVLQGLFQPMETVQAIKDFIKCYLIDANSDFIIFTTPPKRNLNPNSRLVNENLVPCAIVYYSGSSALKLDVKEKFTDPKKVELQVANVRKSMLNKDENVNNDTNSRSTFNTATNNESVIGKGSKIRK
- the LOC100645820 gene encoding tether containing UBX domain for GLUT4 isoform X1, with the translated sequence MATNKNVIVLVPNGRRQNVGVTPNTTILQILEEVCQKHGYNVDSYDLKHFNHILDPNAILRFAGLANNAQLEMVPCTKIRSISNVTIGIQLENGERLMSEFTPNVTLAEILKHVNFNEDLEKIILIYMHREISGLEALKNTTLKALGLVNGKAVLRLIQKRPQSIGNIALTTSKTVKIAEYFNIHKRDSGNKYSLIADTNETSECLISTGKQTQKLGELKTCSQNEERKIMKREYENNIIPSTSTDNYTGNQILLQPCNKHETDDLNNIEFLGERNALVFNQTSIQRKSRDELPDDFYDLTVDDAKILLRDAKRYRKELEEAPLLTNIQRQSNQEKRILNQLNKYHYTIIRIQFPDQFVLQGLFQPMETVQAIKDFIKCYLIDANSDFIIFTTPPKRNLNPNSRLVNENLVPCAIVYYSGSSALKLDVKEKFTDPKKVELQVANVRKSMLNKDENVNNDTNSRSTFNTATNNESVIGKGSKIRK